Proteins from one Corticium candelabrum chromosome 4, ooCorCand1.1, whole genome shotgun sequence genomic window:
- the LOC134178527 gene encoding uncharacterized protein LOC134178527: MFPVHCGESHSRTERAAWLREQYTPSDVDSVPVWKVQQDVRHRFGEVLSDKEIGLIVFTAFPQCTRRKKKGQSREYYYVGFKPAVHQHFVQQLAPTEVSTSVPTTPDINWEAVTLVEQLVPTEVSTSVPTTPDINWEAVTLCLISEMESLIRAKDPTFIQGPTTEDAIGKFSLSSLLYFLHYDMIPQMNQPTP; the protein is encoded by the exons atgtttccagttcactgTGGAGAGAGCCATTCCCGTACAGAGCGAGCTGCCTG GCTGCGTGAGCAATACACTCCATCTGATGTGGACTCAGTTCCCGTCTGGAAAGTTCAACAAGATGTACGCCACCGCTTTGGTGAAGTGTTGAGTGACAAAGAAATAGGGCTCATAGTGTTCACAGCATTTCCCCAATGTACTAGACGCAAGAAGAAAGGTCAATCTAGGGAATACTACTATGTTGGTTTCAAACCTGCagttcaccagcactttgttcAACAACTGGCACCCACAGAAGTATCAACTAGCGTCCCTACAACACCAG ACATTAACTGGGAAGCAGTGACCTTAGTTGAACAACTGGTACCCACAGAAGTATCAACTAGCGTCCCTACAACAccag ACATTAACTGGGAAGCAGTGACCTTATGTCTTATTTCTGAGATGGAGTCCCTGATTCGGGCAAAGGACCCAACCTTTATCCAAGGTCCAACTACTGAGGATGCCATAGGAAAGTTTTCACTCAGTAGTTTG TTATACTTCCTCCATTACGATATGATACCTCAAATGAACCAACCAACACCATAA
- the LOC134178526 gene encoding recQ-like DNA helicase blm-1, with product MASPKSSDWICEKATLLLKSVFGFSEFRPGQLEAIRSVVHGNDTVVRLTTSAGKSLCYQLPPLIAVFLSPECTTSLEWLGQMKTLTKRISLIAIDEAHCVQEWGDSFRVQFAQLHRLRQFATCPVMVLTATATKATIDVIAERVGLDHPKVIRGSLNRSNLFFLFMKKKATTEFSLMPIIEDLRQESNDFKKTVIFVRTKESATAIWQMLSKTGLAEIHHSSLTTERRRQSESQLKNSQVSVVVATIGFGMGIDIKDIRLVILYGLPDSIPQMFQVFFIHGV from the exons ATGGCGTCGCCGAAAAGTAGTGACTGGATTTGCGAGAAAGCTACGCTTCTGCTGAAGAGCGTGTTTGGCTTCAGTGAGTTCCGACCCGGTCAATTGGAAGCTATACGATCAGTGGTACACGGAAACGACACGGTTGTTCGCTTGACGACCAGCGCTGGGAAGTCACTGTGTTACCAGCTACCTCCACTCATTGCGG TTTTCCTGTCTCCAGAATGTACAACAAGTTTGGAATGGCTAGGGCAAATGAAAACGCTGACAAAACGAATCTCATTAATTGCCATAGATGAAGCTCATTGTGTCCAGGAATG GGGTGACTCTTTCAGAGTCCAATTCGCACAACTACACAGACTTAGACAGTTTGCAACATGTCCAGTGATGGTGcttacagcaacagcaacaaaggCTACCATTGATGTCATAGCTGAGAGAGTTGGGCTTGATCATCCCAAAGTTATCAGAGGATCCTTAAACAGATCTAACTTGTTTTTTCTGTTCATGAAGAAAAAGGCAACAACTGAG TTCAGTTTAATGCCTATTATTGAAGACCTACGACAAGAAAGCAATGACTTCAAAAAGACGGTTATCTTTGTTCGAACAAAGGAATCAGCCACTGCCATTTGGCAGATGTTGTCGAAGACTGGGCTTGCAGAAATACACCATTCTTCTCTCACCACAGAGAGAAGAAGACAGTCAGAGAGCCAGCTCAAAAATTCACAGGTCTCGGTAGTTGTTGCTACCATTGGATTTGGCATG GGAATCGACATAAAAGACATCCGATTGGTAATCCTCTATGGGCTACCTGACTCTATTCCACAGATGTTCCAGGTATTTTTTATCCATGGTGTGTGA
- the LOC134178236 gene encoding uncharacterized protein LOC134178236, producing the protein MPAQLCSYCVQMFGRAGRDGLPATTVLLYRPSELKAKCVKDDLKSLVNGKRCIRSVFMAALDSDLTEQGGLPCCSTCLTHSQDPNRLFVYSHHPSQRRSNKRSHVQVTDETLPEDTLRLKRALSRWRATTAEIEGKKGLGVEIIASNKLLDYIARNSSELTSEEKVACVPGLSQRHAASLYAVLEACRSRLASDDDNELPAREIQQRQCSRGALTDIFNFPHNDKS; encoded by the exons ATGCCTGCACAATTGTGTAGCTATTGTGTACAGATGTTTGGAAGAGCTGGACGAGATGGGCTACCTGctactactgtactgttgTACAGACCATCTGAACTAAAAGCAAAATGTGTAAAAGATGACTTGAAAAGTTTGGTCAACGGTAAAAGATGCATTAGAAGTGTATTTATGGCAGCCTTGGACTCCGACCTGACAGAACAAGGGGGTTTGCCTTGCTGTAGCACTTGTCTTACTCACAGCCAGGATCCCAACAGACTGTTTGTCTACTCACACCATCCTTCACAGCGGAGAAGTAATAAAAGAAGTCATGTTCAGGTGACTGACGAGACTTTG CCTGAAGACACCTTGAGATTGAAAAGAGCTTTAAGCAGATGGCGAGCAACTACAGCCGAGATAGAGGGTAAGAAAGGGCTTGGAGTGGAGATCATTGCCTCTAATAAGCTGCTAGACTACATAGCCAGGAACAGCAGTGAGTTGACGTCAGAGGAGAAGGTTGCATGCGTACCTGGTCTTTCACAGCGTCATGCCGCCTCCCTTTACGCTGTTCTTGAAGCCTGTCGTTCAAGGCTCGCGAGTGATGACGACAACGAGCTACCCGCACGCGAAATCCAACAACGTCAGTGTAGTCGAGGAGCTCTCACTGACATATTCAATTTCCCACACAATGACAAGTCCTAG
- the LOC134178235 gene encoding uncharacterized protein LOC134178235 isoform X1 — protein MLLKHRSNKAMAIPLMMTMMMIGRGTNRQVIHDLNHLGVAASYDQGWRYLEGIAEEQRKVKEICKGPCLWVYDNLNITKNVAHQRKEDQTKMWNMTTRLVIQIDDIPADQPTATATKRRQDLKEEDILPSSKDADEIYENATSYLMFFLTSKFDYLQHLTSVCPRPVPYKTPTKAVVAPLEILDINERSTDGNIQVLENFARDTEKSETTPVPIVGDQLTCKNIRGARRLRLPETQELHKLTWAKESPGDFHFTWECLTVCIQTLWGSAKAIGTLKHLQDIVHRTSVDKNVKKFRPADEFLTHAFEAHLIAAICKHFGIQKKSDPIPHPKNIEFDWLRKNAEEILSKTIAIKDVQYPDTDDEDEIYMYHRTLLRMGYLYTNLRQAIRYENGPEIIRMWRTFLLYFLGAGKSNYASEAANLLANLAADWPTRVAYIHTHHRTVNTAGKAGHGKPVDQLIEHYNLIVKNAVRSAGPNLTKKHLAVVSRSAFALYEATQMADTTLGRQVEKYHSVRSPDGDINDMVEVLLAEEVVTEKSGRRLVDCKFSDPRRLGIWKKEARWITKFLAKTSKDEERSDEQAQECREVEDPDDIELF, from the exons ATGCTACTAAAGCACAGGTCTAACAAAGCAATGGCAATTCCACTGATGATGACTATGATGATGATTGGAAGGGGGACTAACCGACag GTGATACATGACCTAAACCATCTAGGAGTTGCTGCCTCCTACGATCAAGGTTGGCGATATCTGGAAGGCATAGCAGAAGAACAAAGAAAAGTGAAAGAAATATGCAAGGGACCATGCCTGTGGGTTTACGACAACCTCAacataacaaaaaatgtaGCACACCAAAGAAAGG AAGATCAGACTAAAATGTGGAACATGACCACAAGACTAGTAATCCAAATTGATGACATTCCAGCCGATCAGCCAACAGCCACAGCA ACAAAGAGGCGACAAGACCTGAAAGAAGAAGATATTCTTCCATCTTCAAAAGATGCTGATGAAATCTACGAAAATGCTACGTCCTACCTCATGTTCTTCTTGACAAGCAAATTTGATTACCTCCAACATCTGACAAGTGTGTGTCCACGTCCTGTGCCCTACAAGACACCAACAAAAGCAGTAGTTGCACCACTCGAGATATTAGATATTAACGAAAGAAGTACGGATGGCAACATTCAAGTCTTAGAAAACTTTGCACGAGACACAGAAAAGTCAGAAACAACACCGGTT CCAATTGTAGGTGACCAACTGACCTGCAAGAATATCAGAGGGGCTAGAAGGCTTCGTTTACCTGAAACACAAGAACTTCACAAGCTTACTTGGGCAAAAGAGTCACCAG GAGACTTTCACTTCACTTGGGAATGCCTCACTGTTTGTATACAAACTCTCTGGGGTTCAGCAAAAGCTATCGGTACCCTGAAACACCTTCAAGACATTGTGCATCGAACTTCAGTTGATAAGAACGTGAAAAAATTTAGACCTGCTGACGAATTTTTGACTCAT GCCTTTGAAGCTCATCTTATAGCAGCAATATGTAAACATTTTGGAATTCAAAAGAAATCTGATCCCATACCTCATCCCAAGAATATCGAATTTGACTGGCTCAGGAAAAATGCAGAAGAGATATTATCAAAAACTATTGCCATCAAAGATGTTCAGTATCCGGACACAGACGACGAAGATGAGATCTACATGTACCATAGAACTCTACTGCGCATGGGGTATCTCTATACCAATCTAAGACAAGCTATCAGGTATGAGAACGGGCCTGAAATTATACGGATGTGGCGTACCTTCTTGTTGTATTTCCTGGGAGCTGGCAAGTCCAACTATGCGTCAGAGGCTGCTAACCTGCTCGCAAACCTGGCAGCCGACTGGCCGACTCGAGTAGCCTACATTCACACCCACCATCGAACGGTCAACACTGCAGGAAAAGCAGGCCACGGAAAGCCTGTTGATCAACTCATTGAACATTACAACTT AATCGTCAAAAATGCAGTAAGATCAGCGGGACCTAATCTCACAAAGAAACACTTGGCAGTTGTCTCAAGATCAGCCTTTGCTCTCTATGAAGCCACGCAAATGGCAGATACTACACTAGGCCGACAAGTAGAAAAATACCATTCAGTGAGATCTCCTGATGGTGACATAAACGACATGGTAGAGGTGCTCTTGGCCGAAGAAGTTGTAACAGAAAAAAGTGGGCGGCGTTTAGTGGACTGTAAGTTTTCAGATCCTCGTAGATTAGGCATTTGGAAGAAGGAGGCAAGATGGATCACAAAATTCCTTGCTAAAACGAGCAAAGACGAAGAACGTAGTGACGAACAAGCACAGGAATGCCGGGAAGTAGAGGACCCGGATGATATAGAGTTATTTTAG
- the LOC134178235 gene encoding uncharacterized protein LOC134178235 isoform X2, which translates to MLLKHRSNKAMAIPLMMTMMMIGRGTNRQVIHDLNHLGVAASYDQGWRYLEGIAEEQRKVKEICKGPCLWVYDNLNITKNVAHQRKDQTKMWNMTTRLVIQIDDIPADQPTATATKRRQDLKEEDILPSSKDADEIYENATSYLMFFLTSKFDYLQHLTSVCPRPVPYKTPTKAVVAPLEILDINERSTDGNIQVLENFARDTEKSETTPVPIVGDQLTCKNIRGARRLRLPETQELHKLTWAKESPGDFHFTWECLTVCIQTLWGSAKAIGTLKHLQDIVHRTSVDKNVKKFRPADEFLTHAFEAHLIAAICKHFGIQKKSDPIPHPKNIEFDWLRKNAEEILSKTIAIKDVQYPDTDDEDEIYMYHRTLLRMGYLYTNLRQAIRYENGPEIIRMWRTFLLYFLGAGKSNYASEAANLLANLAADWPTRVAYIHTHHRTVNTAGKAGHGKPVDQLIEHYNLIVKNAVRSAGPNLTKKHLAVVSRSAFALYEATQMADTTLGRQVEKYHSVRSPDGDINDMVEVLLAEEVVTEKSGRRLVDCKFSDPRRLGIWKKEARWITKFLAKTSKDEERSDEQAQECREVEDPDDIELF; encoded by the exons ATGCTACTAAAGCACAGGTCTAACAAAGCAATGGCAATTCCACTGATGATGACTATGATGATGATTGGAAGGGGGACTAACCGACag GTGATACATGACCTAAACCATCTAGGAGTTGCTGCCTCCTACGATCAAGGTTGGCGATATCTGGAAGGCATAGCAGAAGAACAAAGAAAAGTGAAAGAAATATGCAAGGGACCATGCCTGTGGGTTTACGACAACCTCAacataacaaaaaatgtaGCACACCAAAGAAAGG ATCAGACTAAAATGTGGAACATGACCACAAGACTAGTAATCCAAATTGATGACATTCCAGCCGATCAGCCAACAGCCACAGCA ACAAAGAGGCGACAAGACCTGAAAGAAGAAGATATTCTTCCATCTTCAAAAGATGCTGATGAAATCTACGAAAATGCTACGTCCTACCTCATGTTCTTCTTGACAAGCAAATTTGATTACCTCCAACATCTGACAAGTGTGTGTCCACGTCCTGTGCCCTACAAGACACCAACAAAAGCAGTAGTTGCACCACTCGAGATATTAGATATTAACGAAAGAAGTACGGATGGCAACATTCAAGTCTTAGAAAACTTTGCACGAGACACAGAAAAGTCAGAAACAACACCGGTT CCAATTGTAGGTGACCAACTGACCTGCAAGAATATCAGAGGGGCTAGAAGGCTTCGTTTACCTGAAACACAAGAACTTCACAAGCTTACTTGGGCAAAAGAGTCACCAG GAGACTTTCACTTCACTTGGGAATGCCTCACTGTTTGTATACAAACTCTCTGGGGTTCAGCAAAAGCTATCGGTACCCTGAAACACCTTCAAGACATTGTGCATCGAACTTCAGTTGATAAGAACGTGAAAAAATTTAGACCTGCTGACGAATTTTTGACTCAT GCCTTTGAAGCTCATCTTATAGCAGCAATATGTAAACATTTTGGAATTCAAAAGAAATCTGATCCCATACCTCATCCCAAGAATATCGAATTTGACTGGCTCAGGAAAAATGCAGAAGAGATATTATCAAAAACTATTGCCATCAAAGATGTTCAGTATCCGGACACAGACGACGAAGATGAGATCTACATGTACCATAGAACTCTACTGCGCATGGGGTATCTCTATACCAATCTAAGACAAGCTATCAGGTATGAGAACGGGCCTGAAATTATACGGATGTGGCGTACCTTCTTGTTGTATTTCCTGGGAGCTGGCAAGTCCAACTATGCGTCAGAGGCTGCTAACCTGCTCGCAAACCTGGCAGCCGACTGGCCGACTCGAGTAGCCTACATTCACACCCACCATCGAACGGTCAACACTGCAGGAAAAGCAGGCCACGGAAAGCCTGTTGATCAACTCATTGAACATTACAACTT AATCGTCAAAAATGCAGTAAGATCAGCGGGACCTAATCTCACAAAGAAACACTTGGCAGTTGTCTCAAGATCAGCCTTTGCTCTCTATGAAGCCACGCAAATGGCAGATACTACACTAGGCCGACAAGTAGAAAAATACCATTCAGTGAGATCTCCTGATGGTGACATAAACGACATGGTAGAGGTGCTCTTGGCCGAAGAAGTTGTAACAGAAAAAAGTGGGCGGCGTTTAGTGGACTGTAAGTTTTCAGATCCTCGTAGATTAGGCATTTGGAAGAAGGAGGCAAGATGGATCACAAAATTCCTTGCTAAAACGAGCAAAGACGAAGAACGTAGTGACGAACAAGCACAGGAATGCCGGGAAGTAGAGGACCCGGATGATATAGAGTTATTTTAG
- the LOC134178237 gene encoding uncharacterized protein LOC134178237 isoform X2, whose translation MYVCDVHVQCIYLAEKQFVYCVCCRSYKPTVRDSTTSEQRRDTKSKRMERPCLARMNVSIETEETVKVWYVSGHTGHNPGVKESHFLHLPASCKDKMIQKLIMEVTIERVLEGYKLEDDNCPTSQRLLSAKELLSTAAETQKQLKHLKSKQAEEAAGRYSGIRKNSKNVVVSFCLLDRVGKKP comes from the exons atgtatgtatgtgatgtacatgtacagtgtatttaTCTAGCTGAGAAGCAGTTTGTCTACTGTGTCTGCTGCCGAAGCTACAAACCGACTGTGAGGGACAGTACAACAtcagaacaaagaagagataCAAAAAGCAAGCGAATGGAACGTCCCTGTCTTGCAAGGATGAATGTAAGCATTGAAACTGAAGAGACTGTGAAGGTGTGGTACGTTAGTGGCCATACTGGTCACAATCCAGGTGTAAAAGAGAGCCATTTTCTCCATCTCCCGGCCTCGTGCAAGGACAAAATGATTCAGAAATTGATAATGGAAGTGACAATTGAGCGAGTTCTTGAAG GATACAAGTTGGAGGATGACAACTGTCCTACTTCTCAACGACTTCTCTCAGCCAAGGAACTCCTCTCTACTGCAGCAGAGACGCAGAAACAGCTGAAGCACTTAAAAAGCAAACAGGCTGAAGAAGCAGCAGGCAGATATTCTGGAATTCGAAAGAATTCTAAAAACGTCGTT GtgtcattctgtttgttggacAGAGTAGGAAAAAAACCTTGA
- the LOC134178237 gene encoding uncharacterized protein LOC134178237 isoform X1 produces MYVCDVHVQCIYLAEKQFVYCVCCRSYKPTVRDSTTSEQRRDTKSKRMERPCLARMNVSIETEETVKVWYVSGHTGHNPGVKESHFLHLPASCKDKMIQKLIMEVTIERVLEGYKLEDDNCPTSQRLLSAKELLSTAAETQKQLKHLKSKQAEEAAGRYSGIRKNSKNVVSRKKTLRRQHQLKYCWKSIHRTAIVWLQLNRH; encoded by the exons atgtatgtatgtgatgtacatgtacagtgtatttaTCTAGCTGAGAAGCAGTTTGTCTACTGTGTCTGCTGCCGAAGCTACAAACCGACTGTGAGGGACAGTACAACAtcagaacaaagaagagataCAAAAAGCAAGCGAATGGAACGTCCCTGTCTTGCAAGGATGAATGTAAGCATTGAAACTGAAGAGACTGTGAAGGTGTGGTACGTTAGTGGCCATACTGGTCACAATCCAGGTGTAAAAGAGAGCCATTTTCTCCATCTCCCGGCCTCGTGCAAGGACAAAATGATTCAGAAATTGATAATGGAAGTGACAATTGAGCGAGTTCTTGAAG GATACAAGTTGGAGGATGACAACTGTCCTACTTCTCAACGACTTCTCTCAGCCAAGGAACTCCTCTCTACTGCAGCAGAGACGCAGAAACAGCTGAAGCACTTAAAAAGCAAACAGGCTGAAGAAGCAGCAGGCAGATATTCTGGAATTCGAAAGAATTCTAAAAACGTCGTT AGTAGGAAAAAAACCTTGAGAAGACAGCACCAGTTGAAGTACTGCTGGAAGTCGATACATCGTACAGCGATTGTGTGGCTGCAGCTAAACAGGCATTGA